A single region of the Fibrobacter sp. UWH6 genome encodes:
- a CDS encoding histidine phosphatase family protein — MIFLSALFVACGDDSSNFTPSGNDDEIPNSADSQNGSSGSQSEVSGNSSIGEVVPGPVISDDPPVEDSTVVSDSDDLPKCTSENQGEAMMVASENAIYFCYEGEWVTGVVEDIGVSCENGSLIAGMRMPLDTVSSMFGYDTVSGEFVYRRQDVSVVGIAEKGPFRFGTSVKVVELDSMNRMADSDRIHETCVVTADGSYGFDAFDVVSPYVRVEAEGYYKNELTGGLSSELIKLRNVTDLTERDSVNVNILTHIDAVVVMKLAEQGGFNTPIRMLKEQSLKKVLYAFGIKIEGFNDDLFMQGQGGMFGPGTSTVSKISDEVNLFDGDEFSAALLAVSVMLQRHGSGQEMLLFADSIAQKVANTGNWDDWTSRAHLADWLMSLDINGDFEKIRKNVASWKLGDVPDFDKHLRNFWTKELKFPECNASTDGMVSHISESQSSLFGCDYRDTTKTKLRFTCDAELGRWRAATDIEKDTVGLGADTSKYDGAIRPGVINKDKNYIYETSTGKWRVATGNDIMDFSDVADVYRNLGAGESVVFVLRHAERTNETGSKGHLTDNGKAQAKSVGAKFSGVGRIYFAYSGYTRTLETCEGIADGAGQGSINPDVLDGLDGEWYVKSGDPSIIELSSWAYRGVPAGNFYDLEDRTKELVSDYILANRSKLQKVNFYISHDRMVLPLAVYASQKKVDLRYFDEQGNRNWVNFLAGAAIIFDNAGNVRYVPVRGLESGVMKL; from the coding sequence TTGATTTTTCTGTCTGCTTTGTTCGTTGCCTGCGGCGACGATTCCTCGAATTTTACCCCGTCCGGAAACGATGATGAAATTCCGAATTCCGCAGATTCCCAGAATGGTAGTAGCGGATCCCAGAGTGAAGTTTCTGGCAATAGCTCCATTGGGGAAGTGGTTCCGGGGCCCGTGATTAGCGATGATCCCCCTGTAGAAGATTCCACCGTGGTCTCCGATTCCGATGACCTGCCTAAGTGTACTTCGGAAAATCAGGGTGAAGCGATGATGGTCGCTTCCGAGAATGCAATCTATTTCTGCTATGAAGGCGAATGGGTTACTGGCGTTGTGGAAGACATTGGCGTTTCTTGCGAAAACGGTTCTCTGATTGCGGGCATGCGGATGCCTCTGGATACGGTGTCTTCCATGTTCGGTTATGATACTGTTTCTGGCGAGTTCGTCTACCGCCGTCAGGATGTTTCTGTGGTTGGCATCGCCGAAAAGGGGCCCTTCCGTTTTGGTACCTCGGTGAAGGTGGTGGAACTGGATAGCATGAACCGTATGGCCGATTCCGACCGTATACATGAAACTTGCGTTGTTACTGCCGACGGTTCCTATGGCTTCGATGCCTTTGACGTGGTTTCCCCCTATGTTCGAGTGGAGGCCGAAGGCTATTATAAAAACGAACTGACTGGTGGCCTGTCTTCGGAATTGATTAAGCTGAGGAACGTTACCGACCTTACGGAACGTGATTCCGTAAACGTGAACATCCTGACTCATATCGATGCCGTCGTGGTGATGAAGCTTGCGGAACAGGGTGGTTTCAATACGCCGATCCGTATGCTCAAGGAACAGTCCCTAAAGAAGGTGCTTTACGCTTTCGGCATCAAGATTGAAGGGTTCAATGACGACCTCTTTATGCAGGGCCAGGGTGGTATGTTCGGCCCGGGCACTTCTACAGTTTCGAAGATTTCCGACGAAGTCAACCTGTTTGACGGAGACGAATTCAGTGCCGCTCTCTTGGCTGTATCCGTAATGCTGCAACGTCATGGTTCTGGCCAGGAAATGCTCCTGTTTGCAGATTCCATTGCCCAGAAAGTCGCCAATACCGGAAACTGGGACGACTGGACTTCCAGGGCTCATTTGGCTGACTGGCTTATGTCTCTTGACATTAATGGTGACTTTGAAAAAATCCGTAAGAACGTGGCTAGCTGGAAGCTGGGGGATGTTCCCGATTTCGACAAGCACTTGCGCAATTTCTGGACAAAGGAATTGAAGTTCCCCGAATGCAATGCGTCTACTGACGGAATGGTGTCTCATATTTCTGAAAGTCAGAGCTCTCTTTTTGGCTGTGATTACAGGGATACAACCAAGACCAAGCTCCGCTTTACCTGCGATGCTGAATTGGGCCGCTGGCGTGCCGCTACCGATATCGAAAAGGATACGGTGGGGCTGGGAGCCGATACCTCCAAGTACGATGGCGCTATTCGCCCCGGTGTGATCAACAAGGACAAGAATTACATCTATGAAACTTCTACCGGAAAATGGCGTGTTGCTACCGGCAACGATATCATGGATTTCTCTGACGTGGCCGATGTGTACCGCAATCTGGGTGCAGGCGAGTCCGTGGTGTTTGTACTCCGTCATGCAGAACGTACCAATGAAACTGGCTCCAAGGGGCATCTGACCGACAACGGCAAGGCTCAGGCTAAGAGTGTCGGTGCCAAGTTTAGTGGCGTCGGCAGGATTTACTTTGCCTATTCCGGTTACACCCGCACCCTGGAAACCTGCGAAGGAATTGCCGATGGGGCTGGGCAGGGTAGCATTAACCCCGATGTTCTTGATGGCCTCGATGGGGAATGGTATGTGAAGTCTGGCGACCCCTCCATTATCGAGTTGTCTAGCTGGGCTTATAGGGGCGTGCCTGCCGGAAACTTCTACGACCTGGAAGACCGCACCAAGGAACTGGTGTCCGATTACATTCTGGCCAACCGCAGCAAGTTGCAGAAGGTCAACTTCTACATTTCCCATGACAGGATGGTCTTGCCCCTTGCGGTTTACGCTTCCCAGAAGAAGGTGGACCTGCGTTACTTTGATGAGCAGGGTAATCGAAACTGGGTGAACTTCCTGGCAGGTGCCGCAATCATTTTTGACAATGCGGGCAACGTCCGTTACGTTCCTGTCCGCGGTCTGGAATCGGGAGTCATGAAGCTCTAG
- a CDS encoding acetyl-CoA carboxylase biotin carboxyl carrier protein subunit: MKKTVRISFEGKSYDVEVEVLDSNVAVAPAAAPAAAPAPVAAPAPAAAPAVAGGTEVKSPLAGSVFKLKVKVGDKVEANQEVAIIEALKMENPVVAPCAGTVNSVSVKETDTVVDGQTLLTIA, from the coding sequence ATGAAGAAGACCGTACGTATCAGTTTCGAAGGCAAGAGCTACGATGTAGAAGTTGAAGTTCTTGATTCCAATGTTGCCGTTGCTCCCGCTGCCGCTCCGGCTGCTGCTCCCGCACCGGTTGCCGCTCCTGCTCCCGCTGCTGCACCTGCTGTCGCTGGTGGCACCGAAGTTAAGAGCCCCCTCGCTGGTTCTGTGTTCAAGCTGAAGGTCAAGGTTGGCGACAAGGTCGAAGCTAACCAGGAAGTTGCAATCATCGAAGCTCTCAAGATGGAAAACCCGGTTGTCGCTCCTTGCGCAGGTACCGTGAACTCTGTTTCCGTTAAGGAAACCGACACCGTCGTTGATGGCCAGACTCTCCTCACCATCGCTTAA